The window TCGGATTCGTCGAGCGCGACCGTCACGACGTCGCCGGCGACGCCGCGTAACTCTCCCGTCGCGAGGCGTTTCGGCTCCGGTTCCGTCCGCCACACCTGGACCGTGTCGCCGGCCGTGGCGTTGTTCGGCGGGTCGGCCGCGATCGCGATCGCGGCAGACCCGGGAGCGAGCGTCGGACCGAGCCCGGCGGCCCGAGAGCCGACCGCGAAGTACTCGACGGTCCCGTCCGCGTCGACGTCGACGTCGACGTATCCGACGCCGTACTCGCTTTTGATCCGGGAAACGAGCCGCTCGCGGAGCGCCTCGACGGGGAGTTTCCTCGGGAAAAGCAGCGTCTTCTCGGCCAACTCGTCCTTCTTTTCCGGTGAGACGGGGTCGTACGTGTCGATGTCATCGATGTCGGCCGCCGCCGGCAGCGTGACGGCGGTGAACCGCCCGACCGCCCGAACCACGCCGCTCAGTTCGCCGTCCAACTGCCTCGCGCCCGAGAGCGCGAACACGTCGACTGCCAGCCGGTCGCCCGCGTACCGACCGACCGGGGCGGTGACCGCCGCACTGCCGAGCGCGACGACGTTGAAGAACGCGCTCTCCGGCTCGAAGAGCGCCGGGCTCTCTCCGGCTGCTATCGCCCCGAGCGAGGTCGTGTTGAGGTACAGCGCCACGACGGCGACGCCGAGAAGCGCGGCGACGCCCTCGGGGATCGCGTCGCGGAAGTACCACCGATACGTCAACGCGGCCGCGCCGGCGACGAGAGCCGCGAGGAGCGCGAACGTGACGAGCGCGACGGCGGCCTGTCGCGGTCTGGCGAACCCGACCTCGATGGCTGGCCCGTCGACGACGAGGACTGCGAGCCGCACGATGACGGAGTGGCTCATCGCGCGACCTCCGCGAACCCGTCGATGGCGTCGCGGCTCCCGACGACGAACAGGTCGTCACCGGCCGACAGCAACAGCGACCCGCTCGGCGCGACCGTCCACGAGCCGTGCCGCGCCGCGAGGACGGCCACGCCGTACGTCTCGCGTATCTCGAGTTCGCCGATCGTGTGTCCGTCGAGCGGGCCGTCGGCGACGACGGACAGCTTGCGGAACCGCTTGCCCGCGCGGCGGAGGAGACTCGTCAGTTCGTACTCCCGCCGCGTGCCGCGAGAGAGCACGAGCACGCGTCCCCGGTCGGAGCCCACGAGCTTCGTCGCCACCGAGCGGTCGACGGCGACGGTCACGCGTCCCTCCCCGCCGGTCGTCGTCGGCGCGGTCGCCGGAACCGGAGCCGGGGTCGCCGCGGCCGCTTCTCCCCCGTCGGTCCGCGCGTCGTCGCTGCCGTCTCCGGTCTCGGCGTCCGATTCGGCGGCCGTCACACTCGCCGACGCTCCCGCGTCCACCGCCCCGCTGGAGCGCGCCGCCAACACCGTTCCCTCGGCCGTGAGGTCGGGAGCGACCACACGAACGAGGTCGCCACGAGCGATCCCGGTCGGGACGAGCGCCGAAACCGACACGGCGCGTTTGCCAGCGGGTACCCGCTTCGAGAGCGCGCCGGTCGGCGGCGCGGCGGCGA is drawn from Halorubrum sp. BV1 and contains these coding sequences:
- a CDS encoding cation:proton antiporter regulatory subunit; the encoded protein is MSHSVIVRLAVLVVDGPAIEVGFARPRQAAVALVTFALLAALVAGAAALTYRWYFRDAIPEGVAALLGVAVVALYLNTTSLGAIAAGESPALFEPESAFFNVVALGSAAVTAPVGRYAGDRLAVDVFALSGARQLDGELSGVVRAVGRFTAVTLPAAADIDDIDTYDPVSPEKKDELAEKTLLFPRKLPVEALRERLVSRIKSEYGVGYVDVDVDADGTVEYFAVGSRAAGLGPTLAPGSAAIAIAADPPNNATAGDTVQVWRTEPEPKRLATGELRGVAGDVVTVALDESDAEALTAESGYRLVTLPAEPQADREFASLLRSADETMAAVTVAAGSPLAGRTVGDVETVVAAVRPSGETVQPIPPRSYAFTAGDQVYLVGRPDALRRIEADAAASEDAGGTDGDVGAGAGGDGPNDVGGDVGIGGGDDDVGIGGGDDARTGDETDTGASGDGRTDDGTQRS
- a CDS encoding potassium channel family protein, with the protein product MALPVEILFGIYLGVITGIVPALVAGALGFIFKYVTDVTIPGLGVVVLSLAIAGINGGLLALNDETIRSSEHAPALLTAIVVVLMISLYAHAQGDKLGASVPKRISLKQLRDRTLSSDVIELVGGRGRVTVEIAGEVNDMEGYPSLPAETRREIVEGEWTFPADLPLVELEDRLAERLRTELHLADVAVRIDEQARATVAAAPPTGALSKRVPAGKRAVSVSALVPTGIARGDLVRVVAPDLTAEGTVLAARSSGAVDAGASASVTAAESDAETGDGSDDARTDGGEAAAATPAPVPATAPTTTGGEGRVTVAVDRSVATKLVGSDRGRVLVLSRGTRREYELTSLLRRAGKRFRKLSVVADGPLDGHTIGELEIRETYGVAVLAARHGSWTVAPSGSLLLSAGDDLFVVGSRDAIDGFAEVAR